The Macaca nemestrina isolate mMacNem1 chromosome 1, mMacNem.hap1, whole genome shotgun sequence genome contains the following window.
AGTCTTTACTCGGAGCTGCTACTCAAGACTAAACTTTGGTTTGATGTGTCACCTTTTAAGATGAAGAACGTAATACTTCCAAAGGTTTGAGAACTTACTTACATCCCAGAGCTGACAAAGAGCAATACAAATCCATGTTTTGCTGACTTGAAAGCCATGTCCTCTTTCTTTTCCGTTTCGCAGCAATTTTTAATTATCTGTATCATGTTTTCCTTCTCTATTTCAAGAGAATGGAATTAAAACTGAGTGGTATTAAACCTATATATCTTATTTACTGAACTTTAGATAATAGTAAATAGGAAACAGAGGTTTAATACCACTCAGTTTGAACCTCCTCTGTTATCAGAAGAGGTTCTTGTTCTTGAAGTCTGTCATCAAATTCCTAAGGGCCGAATAAAACTATTACAGTAAAACTATTTGAAAAGAGTAGTGACATGTGACCAGAATGGCTCCTGACACTTAGAaggtactcaatacatatttattgaatgaatggtcAGATTCCTATAGAATGGTAACACAGAATGTCACCAAAGAACCAGTAATGAGCTAAGAGACTGCCTGGAAATAAATGAAGTGTTATCCCAGTTTTCTATGggaaaaaatttccttttaaaattttttatcaaaTTGAAAAATGGTGAGGAGTAAAGAGTGGTTACTCCTAAAAATATGAACTAGGCCCTTTGGAATCTGAAGGGTTTCACTATTTTCCTTAGGGgaattctgttattttaaaataaagagcttaaTTTTTTATTGGGAGATGTTATTCTTTTTTGGCTAGTTTTCATCTTTCCCAACTCCAGAAAAGCACAATTCCCTACAATGGTCAACATCCTTCGTAGTAGTGCATATCAAAACCCAACAGAGCCTGTTCACTTTCTACGATAGTCCTAGGTCTGTGGTTCTAAAGCTAATTATCCTGGATGTGCAGGTATCCAAACCCAGGAaacaacatatataaataaagagaTAATTGTCCAATGTCCATGCCAGTTTGTTTTCCATATAATCTTATTGTCATCTACATTCTCTGAGCATCTGTATGCTTCTGAATGTGTACTGGTTGTAGATAATAAGAGTAAATACATAGCATgttcttactcttttttaaaaatacatatatcatCTGAATGTAGTATATTCATTGTTCACATCTATTGAGTTACTGATGCATTACAGTTACTTCTGTGTATACTTATAAGCACAATACCTGAGTGTGTTTGGAGTTTGCAAATGTGCATGTGCTCATACACTTGGGTCCCCAAATAAGGAAGGGTACTTACCATTCTTATTTTCTGAATTACACTGTCTTTTTCTGGAAGACATTATTTGTGAGATTGTTCCTCAGAAAGAggacgcacacacacacacatgcacacacatttccCCTTGCCACGTTCCTCTTCCCGTCTCATTGGGGAGGACAGGCAGTGTACTTCCAGCCAGTCTAGGGTATCTTTTGTGCCTGGAGACTTCACTTAGCTTGCTAGCTCTTCCTTAATATCCTCCCAGGATCCCCTTGAGCCCTGGAAAAGCCAAATGTATTCCTGAAGGCTGTGTCTCTTGGGAGGTCTCTTGTGGATAGAAGGGAGTTGGTTTGTCTCCTCCAGTAGCTTGAAAGCAGGCAGAAACACAAATAGCTCCATTCTGTGCGTTCTTCAAGCAGAGACATAACCAGACTTGCCCAGAAACTCTCTGGGCTTATGAACGTTGTTCTCCTTCTCTTGGTCTAcatgatttcttctcttttctcagcGCAAGCTGGCCATCCTTGATAAAACTAGGTAGGAAAAGGGTTACATTCCTGAGAAAATGGTGAGTTGAAAAAAGACTCTCAGATATTTCCAAAAGGGAATTCAGCcatcttttaattatttattttcatgaaggAAAGTAGGGAATAATTGAAGATAAATTGTATGTAAATTACTGATTcatccaaaattttattttattgatttttcaagATAGTTTGTCATCTTTAAGCCTATAATGGGTAGTGACACAAGTTATAGATGGAGAGGAATTTAGTATATACATAGATTAATTCCAGTTCCGCAAAGATTTTTTTCAGCATCTGTGCATATCTAGCCATATGAAATATGTTAAGGATTCAGAAATATAGTGTAATATGGATTCTCATGTCATTTTAAGACTCCACTGTGATAACTTACTCTAGGTGAAATAGGCCTGAGTATGAAAATTTCCCAAAGGTCTGTTCTGAAGATGCCTCAACTTAATGCATCTGCACGACTCTGCCTTTCAAAGCACAGTTTCCAAATCTACTCTGACATAAGGGACACAAAAAGGGAAAGTGGCATAGAGGATGGAATTAATGGACCGGTGTAGATGAATGAACATGTGTATGCGAGAAGGGGTGGATAGAACATAGGTATGTGAGCAAGCATGTGTGCTTTTATGTTAAATAAGAGCAGGGACTGACAGACAGTGATGTCTGGAGAGTCGGATGGCTTATAATATTACTCCtgctacattttttcttttatttttaattaatatgtatatatatatcattgtatatatttgtgaggtatatagtgatgttttgatCCATGTAATGAACCATGATCAAATCAGAATAATTcgcatattcatcatctcaaacactGACAATTTCTAAGTGTTGGGAActttcaatatcctccttctagcgaTTTGaaactatgttttattttattgttaactatagtcatcctacagtgctatagaataCTAGAATTTCTAGTGATAGTGCCGTAGAGCAAGAAAAATTCCCTTTCTGTTGTCCTGGTTAGTCAAAAAGATGCATCACATTATGTGACCACATTTGTTTTCAACTTGAAATCCTGAAATAAACTGCAAAGATTAATCATACCCAAATGAGACCCATAGAAATTAAGCCACTTTTCCCAAAGGACCTAGAtggaaattaaattatttcaaaatacaagtCATGGTTTTGGAAAGTTATAAAGTATAGAGGATCAGGGATATGAAATAGATATTTTTTTGCTAAAGTCTTCAAAGCCAACTCACAGTAGAAACAGAGGTGGAGAGGGGCTCACTACAAGGCAGCAAGGCATTCTGTCCTACCACAGACCTAGGAGCTGTTACACATATCACCCTGAAGCACATTTGTTCCTGGAAGGGCCTAGGAAAAGGGAGCTGGATTAGAATTGTATCCCTTTAAAACCGATTTGAAGGAGCAAGAATGTGTTCCTACGTTTTAGCAAATGCCTTACTATTGAGGGTCCAAGACTGATATGTCCACCTCTGGctaatctataattttttttctcacttcccTGCAGGAATTAGTAGAAGATCAGATTGAGCACAAGTGATTGCTCTGTTATTTCTTTCACTATCTATGTTCCATTTTTGAAGACTTCTGAGACCCTCAGTTTGGCCAAACCAATCCCTACAGAGCTTGTAtggcaattttttaaatgcctcCATTACCAGGAGCAATTTGACGATATACATTTTCTTCCCTATACCTCATTTTCCCACAAACAACAGAGCAGGTCATTTTCTAGACCCATTATTATCCTGGGCTCATTGCCCACTAGCTATGGGAAAGGTCATATCCACCCTCCCTGGGAAATCAGAAAGAGAGCCTCTTGTTACTTTCTGGTGGAAGGctcaaggggaaaaagaagaTATTCTTATTCTCTGATTCCAGAGTGAAACTAAGCCTTAAATACCAATTGTATTTTCCATAGCCTGATGATATTTGTCCCCATTAAATGTCCCAGTTAAGCTGGAATCATCCAAAGAGGATGATCACAATCTTTAGGGAACTGATAAcccgggtgtgtgtgtgtgtgtgtgtgtgtttgtgtgtgtgtgtattctccatacatatatatggaaattGAGTGGCTTAATCTAAAAAAGGAGAGACCTGACGAGACAGGGGTAATGGGGGTGCTGGGGGGGGGGGCGGAATTGGAGGTTTAAAGGACCTTATGGCTATTTTCAAACAGTGAAGTCTATCCTTTGAGAAGGTGGCGAGACTTACTTTCAGAAACAGAACCAGGACCCATGAATGTGGGTGCATTGGGGTTCAGAAGAGAAagcctcccacctcccaaatCAAAAGTTTCTCTTATTTAAAGTATGGCTAGTTTTATAGATACTGGATTTCCATTCCTGGAAAAAGTCAGGCAAAGTCTGGGTGAATACTTGCATCTATACATTGGTGATTCACAAATGTGGTAGGGAGCTAAATCATGTTACCTCTCAGGTTCTTTGCAGTCCTACAATCTTATGTTTCTAGAGCTGAAGGATCTCATTCTACTTGCTTAgcaatgtgtatgtgtgtgtgtgtgtgtgtgtgtgtgtgtgtgtgtgtgtgtgtacatgatcAATACAATGGACAAGCAATTGTGAaagctaaaaaatatatttttgagaaaatcaTTGTTGTAAGACTCACATTAACTTTTATGATTCTATTCAAATCAGGCTAAAACTTAAGGTGATTTGTCCTTCTTGAGCTAATAATAATTAGGTCAGATAAGGAATTAATTGAATGAAGTGTGTAAGATAACAGTGAGCCATAGAAGGAATTAAATTGAATGAATTGTATAAGACAATTGGGGATTAACGCTTGCCAGGGACTAAAATGTAATCATTAATAAATTGCTACTGTGCCACTATATAGTTGTTTAAACTTAGAGAAAAATCACTTAAATCACCTTGGGATTTCCTTatctgaggaaaaaaagaagtctgaaTTAAAATACCactgattttaaaatgctattatttCATCAGACAAGTCCACAATGCATAACTGACAGTTGGCTACAAGAAAAAGTGAGATGGTTTAACCTGCTGCTAGGTAATATGGTTGAGATCCAGAGTACTCGAACCTTCAAACTGGCTCTTGGCTCTCAGCCTGGCCCTTTGATTCTCCTTAAATTTTCATTCCTTGCATAGAGTGccattaaaactatttttaaaggtacaatttaattctcagaagaaaaaaaaaggcctcacCCAATTCATAGATCATCCTCTACATactcatacacaaaaatcagtggattataaaaaaataaatttgctgtTTAATTCCAATTCTGCCATTAAGCAACTTAGCTGTGTACCATTCAGCTAGACATTTAATATCTTCGCGTCAAGTCAGCACTGTGACATTGGTGCTAACTCCACGATGGTGAAGATCAGATAGAATGATGTGAATGTGCTTTCACATACACAAATGTGAGTTACCATCTGGCAGTAAAGATGCTTCCATATATTCAGCAGAGCCTCCTCAGAATCCAGTTGCTATAAAACTTCCACTGGAGGGAAGGCTGTTAACTCTGTGAGCCTTGCTCTCTTCCTTACAAGCCTGCCCAATGGGCTGTCTCAACAATCTTAGAAGGCACTAGGATGTGACTCAGACAATCTAGCCCTAGAAATTTATGGCTAGTTTTAGGAATTAGGAAATCTAGACCCTTATTATATCTACAATGTATGTGCCTTTTGATAAAGCACTCTACCTCTTTATACATTAACTTTCACATTTATCAAAACATAAttctgtatatacatatgtgtgaatAATTTTGAAACTTGAATGAGAGCATATTGTACTTTGAATTGTTTTCCTCTTCTACTTGACTGCTAGAGACCTCAAAGCTAAATTCCATGCTCAAATGATAAAGCTGCTTAATCAGATGTTCTTTATATAATACTGTATactccctttcttttttatttctttgtatttttactttgtgGAGCTTCATCTGGACTCTGCTGGAATTAgaggaagaatgaataaatgcatagtTCTGTGAAAATATTTCCCACTTTATCTActtattcttattcttaaaattaaattagttgtttttatttccagCTTCACATCTGAAGCAACTACCCTAAGAATGACAATATCTATTGCAAAGGAATGGAGAATATATTGCATTATTTAGTAGAATTATTCTAACTCTGCTTTTTAGGTTAGGCATCTTCTGCAGGACACTGTGGGTGGTCCCAAGAAAAGATGACATTAGGGTATAATGTCTTGCCTATGGTTTtctagaatattaaaaaaaaatagacacaaagaTTAAGCCCAAGGACATGACTCTGGAGACTTATATCCTATTACTATGAACCAAGAAAGTGCCTCCCAAATAGTAATGCTACCCTCAATAGCTAGAAACATGTTCATTTCATCAATTCATTGAAAAGGATGGTGATGTAGTAAGAGAGAGCAAGGTGGAGTCTGGCCTACACTCTTCAAGAATAGATTTTAAGTTGGTTTGAATTTTTGgatgcaaagattttttttttttaaatcaggatgAAGAAAAAGATTAGGAGGTTCATAATGGGACTTGCTTGTACGTCCCACTCCCACACTGCCTAGTGAATACCATGCTGTGGTGAGCAAGGACAGGTTTTCTGTTGACtgtgcgtgtgtttgtgtttgtgagtgtgtttCTCAGGAACTGTATtccaacagaaaagaaaattatttgcatttaCACTGTAAtatattatttgccttttctgggtTATCTGTGTCCATTTTCCTCTCTAACAAGGAATAATTGTGCCTTTCtattctgcctttctttcaggATTCTAAAGCTGAAATCTAAGTGGGAAGAGGAAATGGATAGTGTGGGCAGTAGTTTTCTGGCTCTTTCACCTCATGGTCATTctttaggaattaaaaaaaaaaaaccctttcctAGTTGTCCTACACATTTATACCATAAAATTTAGCTGTTGAGAaatggggaacaagagtgaaagtggctctggagaagagcagaaaagagaATGGAAGCAATAggacacagagtgagacctgaAATGGGAAGGTGTTCAGTATCAATAGGTTTGGGAATGATTCTCAGCCTAACACAAAAAGAGGTAACACATTTTGCGAAACTAATGAACAGAAATGCAGAAGAGTCACTAATTTGCTCGTTTTCtctgatattactcccaacagATTATGGTTTTCTAATTTAGCATCCTTGGAAAAGTCCCACAGTCCTCTCCCTTTTCTCATTAACAATGGCTGCTGTTTGCACCAGTTTTGTGCTGTTTTCGGCAGGGGTCAAAGTTGGGGTGGGGGAAGCTCTGTGTGTGGGGTAgagtgtgtgttgttttaaaagGAGGAGGAGCTATGTATGTGGGGGTAAGTGGAGTAGCCTGGAAAGGTAACAGCAAATATCACAGGAGCTGAATTTAAACTCTAAATCCCATTTGATGTTCACAAAATGTGAACCCCAttgtattatccccattttataaataaagtaacTAGTATTCTAAAAGATTATGTGGTATTCTCATTTAGATATATGAAGACAAAAGTTGGATTTGAATGCACTTTTGTCAAACTCCTAAGCAAGCATTTTATACAATGGATTGTATTGAGGAAAATATTACCCTTCAAGTTATCCAATGAGGTTTGCTCTCTGAAAAGCTGGTGAATAATTGCATCAAACCTGATTTTGCTGTTAGTCCTGTGGGTGGGCTCAGCTATTGCTTCATTCAAGCTTAAGCACCTTGTTAGACAAAAGCGGGAAAATTCTCTGCATTTCACAGATAAGTGGGGTCATGCAACCACTCCAGAGTCACACAGATTGCCCCTAGAGAACGGGTAATTGggccttcttcctcctctccataTTCAGTAGATGGGGATGTTTTGCCTGTAGCGAAAGGGTGGTCTGGAGACCATTTTTTTTTGTGTGCCCAAAAGTGATATATTGGCAAAGCACAGAACTAGGATTTAGAAAGTTATAACCTCTATTTcgtatgaccttggacaagttactgctcttgagaaaatttgaaaacaagttaaaatataAGCTCCCTTTTCTCAAAAGCTTTGGTTCTCACCATAATTCAAGAGGCAGTCAGATAAAAAAGCAGAGACCTCCTATTGTGATAAATTTGCTAGTGGTGGGCTCTATCAATACAAATAACCATAGACTAGTGCTTGTGTCATGGAAGGAACTGACTTTGTCTCTGCCCACAGCCAGTCATGACCACCATAATTCTGGAAGTAGATAATCGTACAGTGACAACACATTTCATTCTTCTGGGGTTTCCAACACGGCCAGCCTTCCAGCTTCTTCTTTTCTCCGTTTTCCTGGCAACCTACTTGCTGACACTGCTGGAGAATCTTCTTATCATCTTAGCTATCCACAGTGATGGGCAGCTACATAAGCCCATGTACTTCTTCCTGAGCCACCTCTCCTTCCTGGAGATGTGGTATGTCACAGTCATCAGCCCCAAGATGCTTGTTGACTTCCTCAGTCACGACAAGAGTATTTCCTTCAATGGTTGCATGACTCAACTTTACTTTTTTGTGACCTTTGTCTGCACTGAGTACATCCTTCTTGCTGTCATGGCCTTTGACCGCTATGTAGCCATTTGTAATCCACTACGCTACCCAGTCATCATGATCAACCAGCTCTGTGGCACACTGGCTGGAGGATGCTGGTTCTGTGGACTCATGACTGCCATGATTAAGATGGTTTTTATAGTGCAACTTCACTACTGTGGCACGCCTCAGATCAATCACTACTTTTGTGATATCTCTCCACTCCTTAACGTCTCCTGTGAGGACTCCTCACAGGCTGAGCTGGTGGACTTCTTCTTGGCCCTCATGGTCATTGCTATTCCTCTTTGTGTTGTGGTGGCATCCTATGCTGCTATCCTTGCCACCATCCTCAGGATCCCTTCTGCTCAGGGCCGCCAAAAGGCATTCTCCACCTGTGCCTCCCATCTGACCGTTGTAATTCTCTTCTATTCCACAACCCTTTTCACCTATGCCCGTCCCAAACTCATGTATGCCTACAATTCCAACAAAGTGGTATCTGTTCTCTACACTGTCATTGTTCCACTCCTCAACCCCATCATTTACTGTCTGAGGAATCGTGACGTAAAGGCAGCCCTCAGAAAGACCATACATTGCAGAGGAAGTGGGCCCCAGGGAAATGGGGTTTTCAGTagttaaaaaatgtttagattCCTTTCAGGCTTACACTGAGAGATGATCACGACACACTTTTCTCCTCAGTCTTGTCTGTGGTTATCCCCCAATCTCCAGTACTGTAACACtgctctcctctgtgtgtgtgcgcgtgtgtgtgtgtgtgtacacacaatCATGACTAGAGAAACATGTTCTCAAGAAGTAACCTCTGTTATCAGGCTGAGAGACAAGTTTTAAAATGGTAGAAAATCTATCTAAaatcaggaagaaagagagagagagagagcaagtggtaggagggaggaaaagaggaagataaATACTTTTTccacacaacttatcaaaataaattccagaaaggacaaacaattaaatataaagaataaaaccaCCATTCATCTCTCAGGTGGttagaaaaaggttttttttacACTCTATATtgtagaagtaaaagaaaaagatcaacATAAATTAATGCCTgttaggcacagtggcacatacctgtagtcccagctactcaagagactgaggcaacaggatcccttgagtccaggaacttgggcccagcctggtcaacatagggagactccatccaCTTCCCTCCAAATAACATAAATGACTAATTTGTTAaggcttttaaaaacaaaagattaagTTTATACTAAATAACAAAGTGAAAACTATTactaatttttgttattaatgTTATAATAACATATACCAaccttaaatattaaaaaacactTTAAGCTTATAAAAATTAAACGCTCAGTGGAAAACCAAGTAtataaacctaattttaaaaaataggtagtTGTTATGGGCAAAATTATGtcccactcctccctccctccaaaaAAGTATGTTGTCCTAACCCCAGtctctcagaatgtgaccttatttacaATATGACTGGTGTCATTATAAAAAGGaagtttggacacagacacacacagatgaaAGACAATATGCACACACAAAGGGCAGAAAGCAACCATGTTGCTGCAGCAATGCATCTATAAGCTAAGGAAGAAGTATTGCTGGCAGACACCAAAAGCTAGAAGTAGCAAGGAAGGATGTTATCCTAGagctgaaagagagagagagtatggcCCTCCCAAGTACTTGATTTCTGATTCCTAACATCAAAAATACTGAGACCGTATTTGGTACTTCGtaatggcagccctaggaaactaatactgGAGCCAATAAacctcagtaattttttttaaagatattaaaaaacaaaaattggcaaatgtgATATGATTAAACTAACAatcttctgcacaacaaaagaaatcatcaacagagtaaacaaacaacctagAGAATGGAAAAATTTTTTggcaaaccatgcatctgacaaaggtctaaattcagcatctataaggaacttaaacacatttacaagataaaaacgaACAACTCCAtttaaaagtaggcaaaggatgtgaacagacacttttcaaaagaaaacatacatgtggacaacaatcatatgaaaaaaaggctcagtgatcattagaaaaatgaaaataaaaatcacaatgaatgGTTTTAATAATAGCAGTTCTAACTggtatgaagtgatatctcattgtgttaccatctaacaccagtccgaatagctattactaaaatgtcaaaaaataacagatgctggtgaggttgtggagaaaaaggaacact
Protein-coding sequences here:
- the LOC105498119 gene encoding olfactory receptor 6Y1, yielding MTTIILEVDNRTVTTHFILLGFPTRPAFQLLLFSVFLATYLLTLLENLLIILAIHSDGQLHKPMYFFLSHLSFLEMWYVTVISPKMLVDFLSHDKSISFNGCMTQLYFFVTFVCTEYILLAVMAFDRYVAICNPLRYPVIMINQLCGTLAGGCWFCGLMTAMIKMVFIVQLHYCGTPQINHYFCDISPLLNVSCEDSSQAELVDFFLALMVIAIPLCVVVASYAAILATILRIPSAQGRQKAFSTCASHLTVVILFYSTTLFTYARPKLMYAYNSNKVVSVLYTVIVPLLNPIIYCLRNRDVKAALRKTIHCRGSGPQGNGVFSS